The DNA sequence CCTCGGATTCTTTTCCGGGGCCAAGCTGTCAACATAAGTTGCGGCCGGGCGTTTCTAACCGGCTCAAATGGAGGAAAATACACTATGATTGAAATAAAAAACCTCACCAAGCGGTATGGGGACAAGAAAGCGGTGGATAACATCAGCTTTACTGTTCAGGATGGTGAGATACTGGGCTTTCTGGGGCCAAACGGCGCCGGGAAATCCACCACTATGAACATCATCACCGGCTATCTTTCATCCACCGAAGGCACCGTTACAGTGGATGGAGATGAAATTCTGGAAAGCCCCCAAAAGGTAAAGGCCAAAATCGGCTATCTGCCCGAAATGCCCCCTCTGTATTTGGATATGACGGTTCGGGAGTATCTTACCTTTATGTTTGACCTGAAAAAGGTCAAGCTCCCTCGCCGCCAGCATCTGGAGGAAATCGCCGGAAAGGTGGGGATTACCGATGTGTTTAACCGCATGATCCGCAACCTTTCAAAAGGCTACCGCCAGCGTGTTGGCTTGGCGCAGGCTCTGCTGGGCAATCCACAGCTTTTGATTCTGGATGAGCCCACCGTGGGCCTTGATCCCAAGCAGATTATCGAAATTAGAGGCCTGATCAAGGAGCTGGGGGAAAAGCATACC is a window from the Oscillospiraceae bacterium MB08-C2-2 genome containing:
- a CDS encoding ATP-binding cassette domain-containing protein; amino-acid sequence: MIEIKNLTKRYGDKKAVDNISFTVQDGEILGFLGPNGAGKSTTMNIITGYLSSTEGTVTVDGDEILESPQKVKAKIGYLPEMPPLYLDMTVREYLTFMFDLKKVKLPRRQHLEEIAGKVGITDVFNRMIRNLSKGYRQRVGLAQALLGNPQLLILDEPTVGLDPKQIIEIRGLIKELGEKHTIILSSHILPEVQATCQRVIVINKGRIMADDTPDNLSKSMSTDHRLTVRIAGPEKKVYALLTGLPHMLQVDKLGEKEPGAFEFLLESEKEQDVRRELFTRLAKENWPLLGLRSNDMSLEDIFLQLTKGEEPSASEDAPEAEEDIQADLPEADSENDGGEAQ